The following proteins are co-located in the Carassius carassius chromosome 39, fCarCar2.1, whole genome shotgun sequence genome:
- the LOC132121460 gene encoding thyroid hormone receptor alpha-like isoform X2: protein MHILQSHCIIRWLHGPKRKRKNSQCSVKSMSGYIPSYLEKDEPCVVCGDKATGYHYRCITCEGCKGFFRRTIQKNLHPSYSCKYDSSCIIDKITRNQCQLCRFKKCIAVGMAMDLVLDDSKRVAKRRLIEENREKRKKEEMVKSLMNRPEPTSSEWELIHMVTEAHRHTNAQGSHWKQKRKFLPEDIGQSPVAPTSDGDKVDLEAFSEFTKIITPAITRVVDFAKKLPMFSELPCEDQIILLKGCCMEIMSLRAAVRYDPESETLTLNGEMAVKREQLKNGGLGVVSDAIFDLGKSLAQFNLDDTEVALLQAVLLMSSDRTGLTCVEKIEKCQEMYLLAFEHYIYYRKHNIPHFWPKLLMKVTDLRMIGACHASRFLHMKVECPTELFPPLFLEVFEDQDV, encoded by the exons ATGCACATCCTCCAATCCCACTGCATTATCAG GTGGCTCCATGGCCCGAAAAGGAAGAGAAAGAACAGTCAGTGTTCGGTGAAGAGCATGTCTG ggtACATCCCCAGCTATCTGGAGAAGGATGAGCCGTGTGTTGTGTGTGGAGACAAAGCTACCGGCTATCACTACCGCTGCATCACCTGCGAGGGCTGTAAG GGATTCTTCAGGCGCACCATCCAGAAGAACCTCCACCCCTCTTACTCCTGTAAGTATGATAGCTCATGCATCATCGACAAGATCACCCGCAACCAGTGCCAGTTGTGCCGCTTCAAGAAATGCATCGCCGTGGGCATGGCCATGGATC TGGTTCTAGACGACTCAAAGCGGGTTGCAAAGCGGCGCTTGATTGAGGAGAACCGTGAGAAGCGGAAAAAGGAGGAAATGGTCAAATCCCTGATGAATCGGCCAGAACCCACCAGCTCAGAGTGGGAGCTGATACATATGGTGACAGAAGCTCACCGCCACACCAATGCACAGGGCTCTCACTGGAAACAGAAACGCAAGTTCCTG CCAGAGGACATCGGACAGTCTCCGGTGGCCCCCACATCAGACGGGGACAAAGTAGATTTGGAGGCCTTCAGTGAGTTTACCAAGATCATCACCCCAGCCATCACACGTGTTGTTGACTTTGCCAAAAAACTGCCCATGTTTTCGGAG CTTCCTTGTGAGGATCAGATCATCTTGCTGAAGGGTTGCTGTATGGAGATTATGTCCCTTCGTGCTGCGGTTCGGTATGACCCGGAAAGCGAGACCTTGACCCTGAATGGAGAGATGGCTGTCAAACGAGAGCAGCTAAAGAATGGAGGACTGGGCGTTGTGTCTGATGCCATCTTTGACTTAGGCAAGAGTCTAGCGCAGTTCAACCTGGATGACACAGAGGTGGCCCTGCTGCAGGCCGTACTGCTTATGAGCTCAG ATCGCACAGGCTTGACATGTGTGGAGAAGATCGAGAAGTGCCAGGAGATGTACCTCCTGGCGTTCGAACACTACATCTACTATCGCAAGCACAACATTCCCCATTTCTGGCCCAAGCTGCTGATGAAGGTGACGGACCTGCGCATGATCGGAGCCTGCCATGCCAGCCGCTTCCTGCACATGAAGGTGGAATGCCCTACTGAACTCTTCCCCCCACTTTTCCTGGAGGTCTTCGAGGATCAGGATGTGTGA
- the LOC132121460 gene encoding thyroid hormone receptor alpha-like isoform X1, which produces MEHMPKEQDPNQSEGEEKRWLHGPKRKRKNSQCSVKSMSGYIPSYLEKDEPCVVCGDKATGYHYRCITCEGCKGFFRRTIQKNLHPSYSCKYDSSCIIDKITRNQCQLCRFKKCIAVGMAMDLVLDDSKRVAKRRLIEENREKRKKEEMVKSLMNRPEPTSSEWELIHMVTEAHRHTNAQGSHWKQKRKFLPEDIGQSPVAPTSDGDKVDLEAFSEFTKIITPAITRVVDFAKKLPMFSELPCEDQIILLKGCCMEIMSLRAAVRYDPESETLTLNGEMAVKREQLKNGGLGVVSDAIFDLGKSLAQFNLDDTEVALLQAVLLMSSDRTGLTCVEKIEKCQEMYLLAFEHYIYYRKHNIPHFWPKLLMKVTDLRMIGACHASRFLHMKVECPTELFPPLFLEVFEDQDV; this is translated from the exons GTGGCTCCATGGCCCGAAAAGGAAGAGAAAGAACAGTCAGTGTTCGGTGAAGAGCATGTCTG ggtACATCCCCAGCTATCTGGAGAAGGATGAGCCGTGTGTTGTGTGTGGAGACAAAGCTACCGGCTATCACTACCGCTGCATCACCTGCGAGGGCTGTAAG GGATTCTTCAGGCGCACCATCCAGAAGAACCTCCACCCCTCTTACTCCTGTAAGTATGATAGCTCATGCATCATCGACAAGATCACCCGCAACCAGTGCCAGTTGTGCCGCTTCAAGAAATGCATCGCCGTGGGCATGGCCATGGATC TGGTTCTAGACGACTCAAAGCGGGTTGCAAAGCGGCGCTTGATTGAGGAGAACCGTGAGAAGCGGAAAAAGGAGGAAATGGTCAAATCCCTGATGAATCGGCCAGAACCCACCAGCTCAGAGTGGGAGCTGATACATATGGTGACAGAAGCTCACCGCCACACCAATGCACAGGGCTCTCACTGGAAACAGAAACGCAAGTTCCTG CCAGAGGACATCGGACAGTCTCCGGTGGCCCCCACATCAGACGGGGACAAAGTAGATTTGGAGGCCTTCAGTGAGTTTACCAAGATCATCACCCCAGCCATCACACGTGTTGTTGACTTTGCCAAAAAACTGCCCATGTTTTCGGAG CTTCCTTGTGAGGATCAGATCATCTTGCTGAAGGGTTGCTGTATGGAGATTATGTCCCTTCGTGCTGCGGTTCGGTATGACCCGGAAAGCGAGACCTTGACCCTGAATGGAGAGATGGCTGTCAAACGAGAGCAGCTAAAGAATGGAGGACTGGGCGTTGTGTCTGATGCCATCTTTGACTTAGGCAAGAGTCTAGCGCAGTTCAACCTGGATGACACAGAGGTGGCCCTGCTGCAGGCCGTACTGCTTATGAGCTCAG ATCGCACAGGCTTGACATGTGTGGAGAAGATCGAGAAGTGCCAGGAGATGTACCTCCTGGCGTTCGAACACTACATCTACTATCGCAAGCACAACATTCCCCATTTCTGGCCCAAGCTGCTGATGAAGGTGACGGACCTGCGCATGATCGGAGCCTGCCATGCCAGCCGCTTCCTGCACATGAAGGTGGAATGCCCTACTGAACTCTTCCCCCCACTTTTCCTGGAGGTCTTCGAGGATCAGGATGTGTGA